The following coding sequences lie in one uncultured Bacteroides sp. genomic window:
- a CDS encoding acetate--CoA ligase family protein, with the protein MIACFTEIIVRQSALLRFATEIKEMDINPLLATDRDVIAVDARIRIEK; encoded by the coding sequence ATAATCGCCTGTTTTACAGAAATCATTGTCCGGCAGTCTGCCCTGCTTCGCTTTGCAACCGAGATAAAGGAGATGGATATTAACCCGCTATTGGCCACAGATAGAGATGTGATTGCAGTAGATGCCCGTATTCGGATAGAGAAATAG
- a CDS encoding IS3 family transposase yields MARISASNAENLVKSFKTELVYGIKLKSKEEMRVFIFEYIEVWYKRQRRLSALENRAIKEFWNLYMKNEELIKSIA; encoded by the coding sequence ATGGCTCGAATAAGTGCTTCTAATGCTGAAAATTTAGTCAAATCTTTCAAAACTGAGCTCGTATACGGCATAAAACTTAAAAGTAAGGAAGAAATGAGAGTGTTCATCTTCGAATATATTGAGGTTTGGTACAAGCGTCAAAGAAGACTCTCTGCTCTTGAAAACCGAGCTATTAAGGAGTTCTGGAATCTGTATATGAAAAATGAAGAATTAATTAAATCAATAGCTTAA
- a CDS encoding RHS repeat-associated core domain-containing protein — translation MEISIFYYYIQDHHGDNREVWRAYDKKVVQRTQYYPFGLPWGECENSGIQPYKYNGKEFIEMHGYDVYDYGARHYYPAIGRWETVDPLCEKYYWISPYAYCLNNPVRFTDPDGREVRIKGDEKYRKETFNNLQQLSSLVFNNEPTGIVRSIVNQNGTDYVSDQSVLCHELLHIGHSFQGTVNYKNVNVIDPDNSLNSTLSKEELRTRIFENYIRSEQGDEPRAQPTIINQ, via the coding sequence ATGGAAATATCTATTTTTTATTACTATATTCAGGATCATCATGGTGATAATCGCGAAGTATGGAGGGCATATGATAAGAAGGTAGTGCAACGAACTCAGTATTATCCATTTGGGTTACCGTGGGGTGAATGTGAGAATTCGGGAATACAGCCTTATAAATACAATGGAAAGGAGTTTATAGAAATGCACGGTTATGACGTTTATGATTATGGAGCCCGACATTATTATCCTGCTATTGGAAGATGGGAAACTGTGGATCCGCTGTGCGAAAAGTATTATTGGATCAGCCCGTATGCGTACTGTCTCAACAATCCAGTTAGATTCACAGATCCAGATGGAAGAGAAGTTCGAATTAAAGGAGATGAAAAGTATAGAAAGGAGACTTTCAATAACCTTCAACAGTTGTCATCTCTTGTTTTTAATAATGAGCCTACTGGAATTGTTCGAAGTATTGTCAATCAGAATGGTACAGATTATGTTTCCGATCAAAGTGTTTTATGTCATGAATTATTACATATTGGACATTCATTTCAAGGGACTGTAAATTATAAGAATGTCAATGTAATTGATCCTGATAATTCGCTAAACAGCACATTGTCTAAGGAGGAATTACGAACACGAATTTTTGAAAATTACATTCGGAGTGAACAGGGAGATGAACCACGTGCACAACCCACAATTATTAATCAATAA
- a CDS encoding RHS repeat-associated core domain-containing protein, producing the protein MGLPWGEYENAETKPYKYNGKEFIEMHGYDVYGYGGRHYYLAHGRWETIDPLAEDYYEYSPYVYCGENPVNRFESDGKDSWNTNDPKNIETWVNMDKPKVK; encoded by the coding sequence TTGGGGTTACCTTGGGGCGAATATGAGAATGCAGAAACAAAACCTTATAAATACAATGGAAAGGAGTTTATAGAGATGCACGGTTACGATGTCTATGGCTATGGAGGACGACATTATTATCTTGCTCATGGAAGATGGGAAACGATTGATCCTTTAGCTGAAGATTACTATGAGTATTCTCCTTATGTTTATTGTGGAGAAAATCCAGTAAATAGATTTGAGTCAGATGGAAAAGATTCTTGGAACACAAATGATCCGAAAAATATTGAAACATGGGTTAATATGGATAAACCAAAAGTAAAATAA
- a CDS encoding RHS repeat-associated core domain-containing protein, with product MQRTQYYPFGLPWGEYENADTQPYKYNGKEFIEMHGYDAYDNGALHYYPAIGRWETVDPLAEKYYSISPYAYCMNNPIRFVDPDGKEVWLYATKLPMNDGVKKEIMQYATHTFLVVKGSDNAIHYFAYGGENAISGKLSRQEYNQDIQVYSDQEVGKTNPNLKARIQIPIPEGMTSESFDKKVIFTASSFGNNPNFEYGLTGLGETTGNCNTSTSTILSKSGVNKETLSKIKSEIPGFKWGFGNIKAWTAAEQKNAVQNMQKAVDNFRKQHQNDFGNKQ from the coding sequence GTGCAACGAACTCAATATTATCCATTTGGGTTACCTTGGGGTGAATATGAGAATGCAGATACACAACCTTATAAATACAATGGAAAGGAGTTTATAGAAATGCATGGTTACGATGCCTATGACAATGGAGCACTACATTATTATCCTGCTATTGGAAGATGGGAAACTGTGGATCCTTTGGCTGAGAAATATTATTCGATTAGTCCGTATGCTTATTGCATGAATAATCCTATTCGATTTGTTGATCCTGATGGTAAAGAAGTTTGGTTATATGCTACTAAATTGCCCATGAACGATGGCGTAAAGAAAGAAATTATGCAATATGCTACTCATACTTTTCTTGTAGTGAAGGGAAGTGATAATGCAATCCATTATTTTGCATATGGTGGCGAAAATGCGATATCGGGAAAATTGTCTAGGCAAGAATATAATCAGGATATTCAAGTATATAGTGATCAAGAAGTAGGTAAGACGAATCCTAATTTAAAAGCGAGAATACAAATACCTATCCCAGAAGGAATGACAAGTGAAAGCTTTGACAAAAAAGTGATTTTTACAGCAAGTAGCTTTGGGAATAATCCGAATTTTGAATATGGCCTCACGGGATTAGGAGAAACCACAGGGAATTGCAATACATCAACCTCTACTATATTGTCTAAATCGGGTGTAAACAAGGAAACTTTGTCTAAGATTAAATCAGAGATTCCGGGTTTTAAGTGGGGATTTGGAAACATAAAAGCGTGGACAGCAGCTGAACAAAAAAATGCAGTTCAAAATATGCAAAAAGCGGTTGACAATTTTAGGAAACAACATCAAAATGATTTTGGAAACAAGCAATAA
- a CDS encoding IS30 family transposase has translation MKHLTQEQRYEISAYLHSGKSKSEIASLVKVHKSTIGREIIRNSYGSWHQYMPREAQKKADLRKKCRPGKVVFTQEMKALAKDLLIEFNYSPEQISGRCKLQSIPMVSHEILYQWIWKDKRQKGRLYKYLRRRGRKNKKRGSEYNSRGILKNRRTIDQRPAIVEERKRFGDFEIDSIIGKNKKSALMTINDRLTGRLWIRKLKGRDPKSMADTAIKCLTSFKGKIFTITSDNGFEFAFHKKIETKLRINFYFAKPYHSWERGANENINGLVRQYFPKGTDFSEVTEKQVEIVENLINSRPRKRLGYYTPMEFINTLKKHRRELRL, from the coding sequence ATGAAACATTTAACCCAAGAACAAAGATATGAAATTTCTGCATATCTTCACAGTGGAAAAAGTAAAAGTGAGATAGCCTCTCTTGTAAAGGTTCATAAAAGTACCATAGGCCGTGAAATCATTCGTAATTCTTATGGCTCCTGGCATCAGTACATGCCCCGTGAAGCTCAAAAGAAAGCTGACTTAAGAAAGAAATGTCGCCCTGGGAAAGTAGTCTTTACCCAAGAAATGAAGGCTCTTGCAAAGGATCTGCTAATAGAATTTAATTATAGTCCGGAACAGATATCAGGTCGGTGCAAATTACAGTCGATTCCCATGGTTTCTCATGAAATACTTTATCAATGGATCTGGAAAGATAAACGTCAGAAAGGACGCCTTTATAAATATTTGCGCCGAAGAGGGCGAAAAAACAAAAAACGCGGCTCTGAATATAATAGTAGAGGGATACTTAAAAATCGCAGAACTATTGATCAAAGACCTGCCATTGTAGAGGAACGCAAAAGGTTTGGTGATTTTGAAATAGATTCTATAATTGGAAAGAATAAAAAGAGTGCACTAATGACCATTAATGATAGGCTTACCGGACGCTTATGGATACGCAAACTTAAGGGGCGTGATCCAAAATCAATGGCAGATACGGCTATTAAATGTTTAACATCATTTAAAGGGAAAATCTTCACTATAACCTCGGATAATGGGTTTGAGTTTGCTTTTCATAAAAAAATAGAAACAAAATTGAGAATTAATTTCTATTTTGCCAAACCCTATCATTCTTGGGAAAGAGGAGCAAATGAAAATATAAATGGATTAGTCAGGCAATACTTTCCTAAGGGGACAGACTTTAGTGAAGTAACTGAAAAACAGGTAGAAATAGTAGAAAATTTAATTAATTCAAGACCGAGAAAAAGGTTGGGATATTATACCCCAATGGAGTTTATTAATACATTAAAAAAACATAGGAGAGAGTTGCGTTTATAA
- a CDS encoding acetate--CoA ligase family protein, with protein MITKELLHPQSIVVVGASNNIHKPGGAILKNLIAGGYQGELRAVNPKESVVQGVTSYADVSVVPDTDLAILAIPAVMCPGAVEILARDKQVRAFIILSAGFGEETHEGALLEDAILETVNKYGASLIGPNCIGLMNTWHHSVFTKPIPLLNSKGVDLISSSGATAVFILESAVAKGLQFNSVWSVGNAKQIGVEDVLQYMDETFNPETDSKIKLIYIESIKDPDRLLFHASSLIRKGCRIAAIKSGSSESGSRAASSHTGAIASPDSAVEALFRKAGIVRCYSREELATVGCIFTLPQLKGKNFAIVTHAGGPGVMLTDALSKGGLNVPKLEGQQADELKSKLFPGAAVGNPIDILATGTPDHLGIAIDYCEEKFDDIDAILVIFGTPGLVSMFDAYEVLHQKMLTCKKPLFPVLPSLHTAGKEVDVFLKKGHVNFSDEVTLGTALTRIMNVPQPAVKEIELFGVDIPHIRKIIDSIPGNGYIEPSQVQELLRSAGIPVVPEFVSANKEEILAFAHNCGFPVVAKVVGPVHKSDIGGVALNIKSAQHLALEFERMMKLPDVTAIMVQPMLKGTELFIGAKYEEKFGHVVLCGLGGIFVEVLKDVSSGLAPLSYEEAYSMIHSLKAYKIIQGTRGQKGVNEGRFAEIIVRLSTLLRFATEIKEMDINPLLATDKDVIAVDARIRIEK; from the coding sequence ATGATAACTAAAGAATTATTGCATCCACAGAGTATTGTGGTGGTGGGTGCATCAAATAATATACATAAACCGGGTGGAGCAATACTGAAAAACCTGATTGCCGGAGGGTATCAAGGTGAGTTGCGGGCTGTGAATCCCAAGGAAAGTGTGGTACAGGGAGTGACGTCCTATGCTGATGTTTCGGTTGTTCCCGATACTGACCTTGCCATTCTTGCTATCCCTGCAGTGATGTGTCCGGGAGCAGTGGAGATTCTTGCACGCGACAAGCAGGTACGGGCTTTCATTATCCTTTCTGCCGGTTTTGGTGAGGAAACTCACGAAGGTGCTTTGCTGGAAGATGCCATTCTTGAAACAGTCAATAAGTATGGTGCGTCGTTGATTGGGCCTAATTGCATTGGTTTAATGAATACCTGGCATCATAGTGTGTTTACAAAACCTATTCCGCTGCTTAATTCAAAAGGGGTAGATTTGATTTCCAGTTCCGGAGCCACGGCTGTTTTTATTCTGGAAAGTGCAGTAGCAAAAGGCTTGCAATTTAATTCTGTATGGTCGGTGGGTAATGCCAAACAGATTGGGGTAGAAGATGTTTTGCAATACATGGATGAAACATTTAATCCCGAGACAGATTCTAAAATAAAGCTTATCTATATTGAAAGTATCAAGGATCCCGACCGTTTACTCTTTCATGCTTCCTCGCTTATACGCAAAGGATGCAGAATTGCCGCCATTAAATCGGGCAGTTCGGAGAGTGGGAGCCGGGCGGCTTCCTCACATACCGGAGCCATTGCCAGTCCGGATTCGGCTGTTGAGGCTCTGTTCCGTAAGGCTGGCATTGTCCGCTGTTATTCCCGCGAGGAACTAGCTACGGTGGGCTGTATCTTTACGCTTCCTCAGCTGAAAGGTAAGAACTTTGCCATTGTAACTCATGCAGGGGGACCGGGAGTAATGCTTACCGATGCCCTTTCGAAAGGAGGACTGAATGTTCCAAAGCTGGAAGGTCAACAGGCAGATGAGCTGAAAAGCAAATTGTTTCCCGGTGCTGCCGTGGGAAATCCAATTGATATCCTGGCAACAGGCACACCTGACCACCTGGGAATTGCTATTGATTACTGTGAAGAAAAGTTTGATGATATAGATGCTATTCTGGTTATTTTCGGAACTCCCGGACTTGTCTCCATGTTTGATGCTTACGAAGTGCTGCATCAGAAGATGCTGACTTGTAAAAAGCCACTCTTTCCGGTACTTCCTTCATTGCATACTGCCGGAAAGGAAGTGGATGTATTCCTGAAAAAAGGACACGTGAACTTTTCTGATGAGGTAACACTGGGCACGGCATTGACCCGTATAATGAATGTTCCTCAGCCAGCAGTAAAGGAGATAGAACTTTTCGGGGTGGATATTCCGCATATACGAAAGATAATTGATTCCATTCCTGGCAACGGATACATAGAACCTAGTCAAGTACAGGAATTATTGCGCTCGGCGGGCATTCCGGTTGTGCCAGAGTTTGTTTCTGCAAATAAAGAAGAAATTCTTGCTTTTGCTCATAACTGTGGTTTTCCTGTTGTTGCAAAAGTGGTGGGACCGGTACATAAATCAGATATTGGTGGTGTGGCATTGAATATTAAGTCCGCACAACACCTGGCGCTGGAGTTTGAACGGATGATGAAGCTTCCGGATGTTACAGCCATAATGGTTCAGCCCATGCTTAAAGGCACGGAACTCTTTATCGGAGCCAAGTATGAGGAAAAGTTTGGTCATGTGGTTCTTTGCGGATTGGGTGGAATATTTGTGGAAGTGTTGAAAGATGTTTCCTCCGGTCTGGCGCCATTGTCATACGAAGAGGCGTATTCCATGATTCATTCCTTGAAGGCTTACAAGATTATTCAGGGCACTCGAGGCCAGAAAGGAGTTAATGAAGGTCGTTTTGCCGAGATTATTGTCCGACTGTCTACCTTGCTTCGCTTTGCAACCGAGATCAAGGAGATGGATATTAATCCATTGTTGGCTACAGATAAAGACGTAATTGCCGTGGATGCACGGATTCGAATCGAAAAATAG
- the metG gene encoding methionine--tRNA ligase: MKYKNSSYMEKKYKRTTVTSALPYANGPVHIGHLAGVYVPADIYVRYLRLKKEDVLFVGGSDEHGVPITIRAKKEGVTPQDVVDKYHGIIKKSFEDFGISFDVYSRTSSKTHHEVASDFFKKLYDKGEFIEKTSEQYYDEEAKQFLADRYITGKCPHCGNENAYGDQCEACGTSLSPTDLIDPKSAISGSQPVMRETKHWYLPLDKHEAWLREWILEGHKEWKSNVYGQCKSWLDMGLQPRAVSRDLDWGIPVPVAGAEGKVLYVWFDAPIGYISNTKELLPDSWETWWKDPETRLLHFIGKDNIVFHCIVFPAMLKAEGSYILPDNVPANEFLNLEGDKISTSRNWAVWLHEYLEDFPGKQDVLRYVLTANAPETKDNDFTWKDFQARNNNELVAVFGNFINRALVLTEKYFGAQVPAAGEMDDYDKQTLADFENVKKDVEHYLDTFKFREAQKEAMNLARIGNKYLADTEPWKVAKTDLTRVATILNISLQLAANLAIAFEPFLPFTSEKLRQMLNMPTFDWAELGHTDLLEAGHKLNKPELLFEKIEDSVIEAQVQKLLDTKKANEEANYKANPIRENIEFDDFTKLDIRVGTVLECQKVPKADKLLQFKIDDGLECRTIVSGIAKHYAPEELVGKQVCFIANLAPRKLKGIVSEGMILSAENNDGSLAVIMPGKEVKPGSEVK; encoded by the coding sequence CTGAAATATAAAAATTCATCATACATGGAAAAGAAATATAAAAGAACCACGGTGACCTCAGCGTTACCCTATGCAAACGGACCGGTTCACATCGGACACCTTGCCGGAGTATATGTTCCGGCTGACATTTATGTACGTTACCTTCGCCTTAAAAAAGAAGATGTACTCTTCGTTGGCGGTTCAGACGAACATGGTGTGCCTATCACCATCCGTGCAAAGAAGGAAGGTGTTACACCACAGGACGTTGTTGATAAGTACCACGGCATTATTAAGAAATCTTTCGAGGATTTCGGCATCTCATTCGATGTTTACTCACGTACTTCTTCAAAGACTCATCACGAAGTGGCTTCTGATTTCTTCAAAAAGCTGTATGACAAAGGGGAGTTTATCGAAAAGACTTCTGAACAATACTACGATGAAGAGGCAAAACAATTCCTTGCCGACAGATATATTACTGGAAAATGCCCTCATTGCGGTAATGAAAATGCGTATGGTGACCAATGCGAAGCTTGCGGAACATCATTAAGTCCAACAGATTTGATTGATCCTAAATCGGCTATCAGCGGAAGTCAGCCGGTGATGCGTGAAACTAAGCACTGGTACCTGCCACTCGACAAGCACGAAGCATGGTTGCGTGAATGGATTCTGGAAGGTCACAAGGAATGGAAGTCAAATGTATACGGACAGTGTAAGTCATGGCTGGATATGGGACTCCAACCACGTGCCGTGAGCCGCGACCTCGATTGGGGTATTCCTGTTCCTGTAGCTGGTGCAGAGGGGAAAGTACTTTATGTGTGGTTTGATGCTCCTATCGGATACATTTCTAATACTAAAGAATTGCTTCCCGATTCATGGGAAACATGGTGGAAAGACCCTGAAACCCGTCTGTTACATTTCATTGGAAAAGATAATATCGTGTTCCATTGCATTGTATTCCCTGCAATGTTGAAGGCAGAAGGCAGTTATATCCTTCCGGATAATGTTCCAGCCAATGAATTTCTGAATCTTGAAGGAGACAAGATTTCCACTTCCCGCAACTGGGCTGTATGGTTACACGAATACCTGGAAGATTTCCCTGGCAAACAGGATGTGCTTCGTTATGTTTTGACTGCAAACGCTCCTGAGACTAAAGACAACGATTTTACCTGGAAAGATTTTCAGGCACGTAATAACAACGAATTAGTAGCAGTGTTTGGTAACTTCATTAACCGTGCATTGGTGCTGACCGAGAAATATTTCGGCGCTCAGGTTCCTGCAGCAGGCGAGATGGACGACTACGACAAGCAAACACTTGCTGATTTTGAAAACGTAAAGAAGGATGTAGAACACTATCTGGATACATTCAAATTCCGCGAAGCTCAGAAAGAGGCTATGAACCTTGCCCGCATCGGTAACAAGTATCTGGCTGATACAGAACCTTGGAAAGTAGCCAAGACAGATCTCACACGTGTGGCAACCATCCTGAACATCAGCTTGCAGTTGGCAGCCAATCTGGCTATCGCTTTCGAGCCATTCCTGCCGTTTACCTCAGAGAAACTGAGACAGATGCTTAACATGCCTACTTTTGACTGGGCAGAACTGGGTCACACTGACCTTTTGGAAGCCGGCCACAAACTAAATAAGCCTGAACTTCTTTTCGAAAAGATTGAAGACAGCGTAATTGAAGCACAGGTTCAAAAATTATTGGATACAAAAAAAGCAAACGAAGAAGCTAATTATAAAGCAAATCCTATTCGTGAGAACATCGAGTTCGATGATTTTACTAAGCTGGATATCCGTGTGGGTACAGTATTGGAATGCCAGAAAGTACCTAAAGCCGACAAGCTTCTTCAGTTCAAGATTGACGACGGACTGGAATGCCGCACCATTGTATCGGGCATCGCAAAACATTATGCACCCGAAGAACTGGTAGGCAAGCAAGTGTGCTTCATCGCCAACCTGGCTCCCCGCAAGCTGAAAGGCATTGTTTCTGAAGGAATGATTCTTTCTGCGGAGAACAATGACGGAAGTCTGGCGGTAATCATGCCGGGCAAAGAAGTAAAGCCGGGAAGTGAAGTAAAATAG
- a CDS encoding lipopolysaccharide biosynthesis protein, whose product MAEKTLKEKTAQGLMWGGISNGIQQLLNLIFGIFLARLLSPTDYGMVGMLAIFTALASTLQESGFTMALTNKKDVAHRDFNAVFWFSTLTGCCLYTILFFCAPLIANFYHQSELIPLARFLFLGFLISSTGIAHHAVIYRNLFVKQKALAQMIGLFVSGVTGVIMAFNGMAYWGIATQSVLYITITNGLYWFYSRWHPTFQIDFSPIRGMFAFSSKLLLTNVFTVTNNNIFSVLLGKFYSTAEVGYYSQANKWNSMGYSFINNTINGISQPILANVADEQDRQLRVFRKMLRFTAFLSFPCMLGLALVAKELIIITITGKWLSCVPIMQLLCLWGAFFPITSLYSNLLISKGKSDVYMWNTILMGALQIATMILCYPYGIMTMLSIYVLINICWIASWQYFVHAEIGLKWIHSLKDIGSFMLIAATTIGVTYWITLPITNVYVLIISKIIIAALIYCAVMVLSRAVVFKECVSFILSKKPKR is encoded by the coding sequence ATGGCAGAAAAGACACTGAAAGAAAAAACAGCCCAAGGACTCATGTGGGGAGGTATCAGCAACGGTATACAACAGTTGCTGAACCTTATTTTTGGTATTTTCCTGGCACGGCTCTTGTCGCCAACCGATTATGGTATGGTAGGAATGCTGGCCATTTTTACAGCCCTAGCCAGCACACTGCAAGAGAGTGGGTTTACTATGGCTCTTACCAACAAAAAAGATGTTGCCCACCGTGATTTCAATGCTGTATTCTGGTTCAGCACCCTGACTGGTTGTTGCCTTTATACCATTCTTTTCTTCTGTGCTCCGCTCATCGCCAATTTCTATCACCAGTCGGAATTAATCCCGTTGGCACGATTCCTCTTTCTGGGATTTCTAATCTCCAGTACCGGAATTGCTCACCATGCGGTTATTTACCGCAATTTGTTTGTCAAGCAGAAAGCACTGGCACAAATGATCGGGCTATTTGTTTCCGGAGTAACAGGAGTCATCATGGCATTCAATGGAATGGCTTATTGGGGCATTGCTACCCAAAGTGTTCTGTATATAACAATAACCAACGGACTGTATTGGTTCTATTCACGGTGGCATCCCACCTTTCAGATAGACTTCTCCCCGATACGAGGCATGTTTGCTTTCAGCAGCAAACTATTATTGACCAATGTATTTACAGTAACGAACAATAATATATTCTCTGTATTGTTAGGGAAATTCTATTCCACTGCCGAAGTAGGATACTACTCTCAGGCTAACAAATGGAACTCGATGGGATACTCTTTTATCAACAATACCATCAATGGTATTTCTCAACCCATTTTAGCAAATGTGGCTGACGAACAAGACAGACAATTAAGAGTATTCCGGAAAATGCTTCGGTTTACGGCATTTCTTTCTTTCCCCTGTATGTTGGGATTAGCGCTGGTTGCAAAGGAATTAATCATCATCACCATCACTGGGAAATGGCTGTCTTGCGTACCCATTATGCAGTTGTTGTGTTTATGGGGAGCCTTTTTTCCCATCACCTCTCTCTATTCCAATTTACTAATCAGCAAAGGAAAATCAGATGTATATATGTGGAATACCATCCTGATGGGAGCCTTGCAGATAGCCACTATGATTCTCTGCTATCCTTATGGCATTATGACCATGCTGTCCATTTATGTATTAATCAATATCTGCTGGATTGCAAGCTGGCAATATTTCGTGCATGCAGAGATCGGACTTAAATGGATACACAGTTTAAAAGATATTGGTTCTTTTATGCTGATTGCCGCTACTACCATAGGAGTAACCTACTGGATAACACTCCCCATCACTAATGTGTATGTGCTGATAATAAGTAAAATCATTATCGCTGCGTTAATTTATTGTGCCGTAATGGTACTGAGCCGGGCAGTCGTTTTCAAAGAGTGCGTCAGTTTTATTCTATCTAAAAAACCAAAAAGATGA
- a CDS encoding glycosyltransferase produces MKADKKISVVLCTYNGEKYLKEQIDSILTQTYPVYELIIQDDCSTDRTTSIVQAYKEHDGRVKLFVNSISLGFNYNFSSAFNKATGEYIASADQDDIWEENKLERMLLNIGNSRMVFHNSMLFTDVPSNKLGAKNPANSVVNELYFLLKPYIPGHECLFHQDILPLYNQVVAKERNVSYDSLISLIAEVSGGVTFLNENLVLWRRHSKATSYQSGRTYSSNLNGLLLAVKALINSQKRETTRRYFQAVSCLPFKQKCTQEIVRLMSKGTLRGIIQSCYISQKNYALLYPHISPDRARVKAFFTPLYFLRDSSVFIIK; encoded by the coding sequence ATGAAAGCAGACAAGAAGATTTCAGTAGTGCTCTGCACCTACAATGGCGAAAAATATTTAAAGGAGCAGATAGACTCCATCCTGACACAGACATATCCCGTTTATGAACTGATTATACAAGATGATTGCAGCACAGACAGAACAACAAGCATCGTCCAGGCATATAAAGAACACGATGGCAGGGTTAAATTGTTTGTCAACAGCATTTCTCTGGGTTTTAACTACAACTTTTCTTCAGCATTCAATAAAGCTACCGGAGAATATATTGCCTCTGCAGATCAGGACGACATTTGGGAAGAAAATAAATTAGAACGCATGCTGCTGAATATCGGCAATAGCCGGATGGTATTTCACAATTCGATGCTCTTTACAGACGTGCCGTCCAATAAATTGGGGGCAAAGAATCCGGCCAACAGTGTGGTGAATGAATTGTATTTTCTACTGAAACCCTATATTCCCGGACATGAATGCCTCTTTCACCAGGATATTCTACCTCTATACAATCAGGTAGTTGCAAAAGAAAGAAACGTGTCTTATGACTCCCTGATCAGTTTGATAGCGGAAGTATCAGGAGGCGTTACTTTCCTTAATGAAAATTTAGTTCTCTGGCGAAGACATTCAAAAGCAACCTCTTATCAGTCGGGCAGAACTTATTCATCCAACCTAAACGGACTGCTGCTTGCAGTAAAAGCATTAATTAACAGCCAAAAAAGAGAAACAACCCGACGCTATTTTCAAGCGGTGAGCTGCCTGCCTTTCAAACAAAAATGCACACAAGAGATTGTACGACTGATGAGTAAAGGTACGTTAAGAGGTATCATACAGTCGTGCTACATCAGCCAAAAGAACTATGCCTTACTCTACCCACACATATCACCTGACAGGGCAAGAGTTAAAGCATTTTTCACCCCTCTGTATTTCTTACGCGATAGCAGTGTATTTATCATAAAATAA
- a CDS encoding glycosyl transferase encodes MITLVPVGGLGNRMRAIDSAIALAREANSELRIVWYKDKGLNCHFDELFQKLPFDNNITLKEASFLDLLIYDRPRKKNFYLPGYFQRLFFNSCIYEADVNKLLFQSFDFKEWAKQKQVYLASWSDFFYSGNNRLFDIFTPIASLQKEIKRRSELFSEHTIGIHIRRTDNISSINESPTELFIEQIKKEIEYCEDANFYLASDSEEDKRILIETFGKRIITTSKPADRSSVSGMQEALVEMYTLARTHKILGSARSSYSEIAAQINGIECVILKR; translated from the coding sequence ATGATTACATTAGTACCCGTAGGAGGTTTAGGCAATAGAATGAGAGCGATTGATTCTGCTATCGCACTGGCTCGTGAAGCGAACTCAGAATTGCGCATTGTCTGGTACAAAGACAAAGGACTTAATTGTCATTTTGATGAACTGTTTCAGAAGCTTCCTTTTGATAATAATATAACGCTGAAAGAAGCCTCTTTCCTGGACCTGTTGATTTATGACCGTCCAAGAAAAAAGAACTTTTATCTTCCAGGATATTTTCAACGATTGTTTTTTAATAGCTGCATCTATGAAGCAGATGTAAATAAACTCCTGTTTCAAAGCTTTGATTTTAAAGAATGGGCAAAGCAAAAACAGGTATACCTTGCCAGCTGGTCCGATTTCTTTTACTCTGGCAATAACAGGCTCTTCGATATCTTCACCCCTATTGCCTCTTTGCAAAAAGAGATAAAACGCAGGTCAGAGCTGTTTAGTGAACATACCATCGGCATCCATATCCGACGCACCGACAACATCTCATCCATCAATGAGAGTCCTACCGAACTTTTTATTGAACAGATAAAAAAAGAGATTGAGTACTGTGAAGATGCAAATTTCTATCTGGCATCTGATTCAGAAGAAGATAAAAGAATCCTTATCGAAACATTCGGAAAACGAATAATAACAACCAGCAAGCCTGCTGACAGAAGCAGTGTAAGCGGCATGCAGGAGGCATTGGTCGAAATGTACACACTTGCACGGACCCACAAGATTTTAGGTTCCGCAAGAAGTTCATATTCTGAAATAGCAGCACAGATAAATGGCATTGAATGTGTTATCTTAAAAAGATAA